Proteins from a single region of Kineosporiaceae bacterium:
- a CDS encoding response regulator, whose amino-acid sequence MTQVLIVDDEPNIVISLDFLMKQQGYTTTTAGDGRAALTEADRVKPDLVLLDITLPELDGFQVCEQLRTGHGDHMKIIMLTARGREAEVAKGLALGANAYLTKPFSTRELVEKVHELLGDG is encoded by the coding sequence ATGACGCAGGTTCTGATCGTCGACGACGAGCCCAACATCGTGATCTCGCTGGACTTCCTGATGAAGCAGCAGGGCTATACGACGACGACAGCGGGTGACGGGCGGGCAGCCCTGACCGAGGCCGACCGTGTCAAGCCCGACCTGGTGCTGCTCGACATCACGCTGCCCGAGCTCGACGGGTTCCAGGTCTGTGAGCAGTTGCGCACCGGCCACGGCGACCACATGAAGATCATCATGTTGACCGCTCGCGGCCGCGAGGCCGAGGTCGCCAAGGGGCTCGCCCTGGGGGCGAACGCCTACCTGACCAAGCCGTTCTCGACCCGTGAGCTGGTGGAGAAGGTGCACGAGCTGCTCGGGGACGGCTGA